One genomic window of Diospyros lotus cultivar Yz01 chromosome 8, ASM1463336v1, whole genome shotgun sequence includes the following:
- the LOC127808275 gene encoding protein NODULATION SIGNALING PATHWAY 2 produces MAMMVDDAVAELDLSGYSTTTITSTDDDLACNWDDWSPVVDWEELSGVPDDFHDLIDSMIDHSTPGHQDGLPCNSLSSGTAVEDGEMGGADDFKGLRLVHLLVAAAEAVTDGSKSRDLARVILVRLKELVSPTDGSNMERLAAHFTDALQGLVEGTCGAHGKQIMSNGPHHRDDQHQTDVIAAFQLLQDMSPYVKFGHFTANQAILEAVAHDRRVHILDYDIMEGIQWASLMQALVSRKDGPAPHLRITAISRGGGRRSIGTVQETGRRLTAFAASIGQPFSFHQCRLDTDETFRPSVLKLVRGEALVFNCMLHLPHFSYRAPESIASFLSGAKTLNPRLVTLVEEEVRPTGDGGFVGRFMDSLHHYSAVYDSLEAGFPMQGRARALVERVFLGPRIAGSLGRIYRARGQEDGGSWGEWLGAVGFVPSRISFANHCQAKLLLGLFNDGYRVEELAKNRLVLGWKSRRLLSASVWTSPESD; encoded by the coding sequence ATGGCCATGATGGTGGACGACGCCGTCGCCGAACTAGACTTATCCGGTTACAGCACAACCACCATCACCTCCACCGACGACGACCTTGCCTGCAACTGGGACGACTGGTCGCCGGTCGTCGACTGGGAGGAGCTCTCCGGCGTCCCCGACGACTTCCACGACCTCATCGACTCCATGATCGACCACAGCACCCCCGGCCACCAAGACGGCTTGCCCTGCAACTCTCTGTCCTCCGGGACGGCCGTGGAAGACGGAGAAATGGGCGGGGCCGACGACTTCAAGGGCCTGAGGCTGGTCCACCTCCTGGTCGCCGCCGCGGAGGCCGTCACCGACGGCAGCAAGAGCCGAGATCTGGCTCGCGTGATATTGGTTCGGCTCAAGGAGTTGGTCTCCCCGACCGACGGCTCCAACATGGAGCGGCTGGCGGCGCATTTTACAGACGCCCTGCAGGGCCTGGTAGAAGGCACCTGCGGGGCGCACGGTAAGCAAATCATGTCCAATGGACCCCACCACCGTGATGATCAGCATCAAACGGACGTCATCGCGGCATTCCAGCTGCTCCAGGATATGTCGCCGTACGTTAAGTTCGGCCACTTCACGGCCAACCAAGCCATTCTGGAGGCCGTGGCGCACGACCGGAGGGTCCACATCTTGGATTACGACATCATGGAGGGGATCCAATGGGCCTCCTTGATGCAAGCTCTCGTGTCCAGGAAGGACGGACCCGCGCCGCACCTCAGAATCACCGCCATATCCCGCGGCGGCGGGCGGCGCTCAATCGGAACCGTCCAAGAGACCGGCCGCCGTTTAACCGCCTTCGCCGCGTCGATTGGCCAGCCCTTCTCTTTTCACCAATGCCGGTTGGATACCGACGAGACGTTCCGGCCGTCGGTTTTGAAGTTGGTCCGAGGAGAAGCGTTGGTATTCAATTGCATGCTCCACTTGCCCCACTTCAGTTACCGCGCGCCCGAGTCGATCGCTTCGTTTCTTTCCGGAGCCAAGACTCTGAACCCGAGGCTGGTGACCCTGGTGGAGGAGGAAGTCAGGCCGACCGGGGATGGAGGGTTCGTGGGCCGGTTCATGGATTCCCTGCACCATTACTCAGCGGTCTACGACTCGCTGGAGGCCGGGTTCCCGATGCAGGGCAGGGCACGGGCACTGGTGGAGCGCGTTTTCCTGGGGCCGAGGATAGCCGGGTCGTTGGGCCGGATCTACAGGGCCCGGGGGCAGGAGGATGGCGGGTCGTGGGGGGAATGGTTGGGTGCTGTCGGGTTCGTTCCCTCCCGGATAAGCTTCGCCAATCACTGCCAAGCAAAGCTGTTGCTGGGACTGTTCAACGACGGGTACAGGGTGGAGGAATTGGCCAAGAATCGGCTGGTTCTGGGATGGAAGTCCCGGCGTCTGCTCTCGGCCTCCGTCTGGACGTCGCCGGAATCTGATTGA